A single window of Salvia splendens isolate huo1 chromosome 8, SspV2, whole genome shotgun sequence DNA harbors:
- the LOC121745431 gene encoding 60S ribosomal protein L35-like, translated as MARIKVHELRLKNKVELLAQLKDLKAELALLRVAKVTGGAPNKLSKIKVVRLSIAQVLTVVSQKQKSALREAYKNKKYLPLDLRPKKTRAIRRRLTKHQASLKTEKQKKKEMYFPLRKYAIKV; from the exons ATGG CGAGGATTAAGGTTCACGAGCTTAGGCTGAAGAACAAGGTGGAGCTGCTGGCGCAGCTGAAGGATCTGAAGGCGGAGCTTGCTCTGCTGCGCGTGGCGAAGGTCACCGGAGGCGCTCCCAACAAGCTGTCGAAGATCAAGGTGGTTAGACTGTCGATTGCCCAGGTGCTGACCGTGGTTTCTCAGAAGCAGAAGTCTGCGCTGCGCGAAGCATACAAGAACAAGAAGTACTTGCCTCTTGATCTCCGCCCTAAGAAGACTCGTGCTATCCGCCGCCGCCTCACCAAGCACCAG GCATCTTTGAAAACAGagaagcagaagaagaaggagatgtaCTTCCCTCTAAGAAAGTATGCTATCAAAGTTTAA
- the LOC121744694 gene encoding exocyst complex component EXO70H1-like: MAEECISYNYAEYIIRKWEVGAAKLNTFSSLFLADRNEAYKLLEAIIGVQHAMNHHVKLSTTSRKLVGAQELMQIAMHRLRYEFSAILSATRSSNLDSESLNSQDRDRETTATESERAVEDLKSVAECMIACGYAKECVGTYRIVRKSIVDETMYYLGIERLRNSELRNMEWRNLETRINTWLRVVKIAVQNLFKREKIICDAVFSSSEKVAEACFAAISTDAAADLFSFAESLCKCKKVLSPEKIFRLLDLYEVISDLWPDIELLFADKLSSEVRSQAAMAQLKLGETVSAMLGQFEEAIRKETSPPPIGGGVHPLTRYMMNFLVVLGDYDAALSSILEDWSPANVRSTPTKNRFSSHASGGEADASAPEISRRLSWLIVILLCKLDGKTAAYDDVALSYLYLANNLNYVVSKVRSSNLGILIGEDWIGKHELNVKAYLTKYEKIGWSDVTSAATPPAEVAESVELYYAGFHETCRKQRSWVIPDPIIREEVKISLRKRILSGYRVLCKRMNNMPDVIVRYTPQELDNYLSNLFQE; this comes from the coding sequence ATGGCGGAGGAATGCATCAGCTACAACTACGCCGAATATATAATCAGGAAATGGGAAGTAGGTGCCGCCAAATTGAATACATTCTCATCTCTGTTTCTCGCCGACAGAAATGAAGCATACAAATTATTAGAAGCTATTATCGGCGTTCAACACGCCATGAACCACCATGTCAAGCTGAGCACCACATCTCGCAAACTCGTCGGAGCTCAAGAGTTGATGCAGATCGCGATGCACAGGCTCAGATATGAATTTTCCGCGATATTATCCGCCACAAGAAGCAGCAATCTCGACTCTGAATCGTTAAATTCTCAGGATCGAGATCGAGAAACCACGGCGACGGAAAGTGAGAGAGCGGTGGAGGATTTGAAGAGTGTTGCGGAGTGCATGATCGCGTGCGGTTATGCGAAGGAGTGTGTTGGTACTTATCGAATTGTGAGAAAATCGATCGTCGACGAGACGATGTATTATTTGGGGATTGAGAGGTTGAGAAATTCTGAATTGAGGAATATGGAGTGGAGGAATCTGGAGACGAGGATCAATACATGGCTGCGCGTGGTAAAGATTGCTGTGCAGAATTTGTTTAAACGAGAGAAGATTATCTGTGATGCCGTCTTCTCTTCATCGGAAAAGGTTGCGGAGGCGTGTTTCGCTGCAATCTCGACGGATGCGGCGGCGGATCTGTTTTCCTTCGCGGAGAGTCTCTGCAAATGCAAGAAGGTTCTCTCGCCGGAGAAGATATTCCGGCTGCTGGATCTCTATGAGGTGATCTCCGATTTGTGGCCGGACATTGAGCTTTTATTTGCCGATAAGCTTTCGTCGGAGGTGAGATCTCAGGCGGCGATGGCGCAGTTGAAGCTTGGGGAGACGGTTAGTGCTATGCTAGGTCAATTCGAAGAGGCGATTCGGAAGGAGACGTCGCCGCCTCCTATCGGCGGCGGTGTTCATCCCCTCACGCGCTACATGATGAATTTCCTCGTTGTTTTAGGCGATTACGACGCCGCGCTCTCCAGCATTTTGGAGGATTGGTCACCGGCGAATGTTCGGAGTACTCCGACGAAAAACCGTTTCTCCAGCCACGCATCCGGCGGCGAAGCGGATGCATCGGCACCGGAGATCAGCCGTCGCCTCTCGTGGCTGATTGTGATCCTCCTCTGTAAGCTAGACGGCAAGACGGCGGCGTACGACGACGTCGCATTGTCGTACTTGTACTTGGCGAACAACCTAAACTACGTCGTTTCGAAGGTTCGGAGCTCGAATCTGGGGATTCTGATTGGGGAAGACTGGATCGGGAAGCACGAGTTGAATGTGAAAGCCTACTTAACGAAATACGAGAAAATCGGATGGAGTGATGTCACCTCCGCCGCGACGCCGCCGGCGGAGGTGGCGGAGTCTGTCGAATTGTATTACGCTGGATTCCATGAGACGTGCAGGAAGCAGAGATCGTGGGTCATACCCGACCCGATAATTCGGGAAGAGGTCAAAATCTCGTTGCGTAAAAGGATACTTTCGGGTTATCGGGTCTTGTGCAAACGGATGAATAATATGCCGGATGTAATTGTCAGATATACCCCTCAAGAGTTAGATAATTACTTGTCAAACCTGTTTCAAGAATAA
- the LOC121744695 gene encoding glutathione S-transferase T3-like — protein sequence MEWFNNDELQMNEFVNGNNWYVPPTPNPDATPIPGVATNMEITSPVDMEPAKGRGKGKVADDEGPKKYSPQETLWLAKNFVDVSEDPIIGNHQSGKVFWQRIAEKYNVGRPRGSFERSYVKLRKHWGRVQKEMNKWNGKWTNVLWMWPSRHSEMDLVDKAKAEFFSDGKKHFKYFDVWKIVEKSPKYTDGAEPAPSGAPKRTKVSAAGNYSSSEGGPTINLNVTDDDVSLSSSSTQSRPMGTKTVKRKVKGKATASYSAMPPPPPNHSLDKIFDSVSDKIFDSVSEMSITWWMSQLTELTSRESSISSCTMR from the coding sequence ATGGAGTGGTTTAACAACGACGAACTCCAGATGAACGAGTTCGTCAACGGCAACAATTGGTATGTGCCGCCGACGCCCAACCCGGATGCGACGCCTATTCCGGGGGTGGCTACTAACATGGAAATAACATCGCCAGTTGATATGGAGCCTGCTAAAGggaggggcaagggcaaggttGCAGATGATGAGGGGCCAAAGAAGTATAGTCCACAGGAGACGTTGTGGCTAGCCAAGAACTTTGTCGACGTctccgaggatcctatcatcggcaaccatcAGAGCGGCAAAGTGTTCTGGCAGCGGATTGCGGAGAAGTACAACGTTGGTCGCCCTAGAGGGTCgttcgagcgtagctacgtgaagctacGTAAGCATTGGGGTCGGGTCCAGAAGGAGATGAACAAGTGGAATGGCAAGTGGACCAACGTACTTTGGATGTGGCCGAGCAGGCACAGCGAGATGGACCTCGTGGATAAGGCCAAGGCGGAGTTCTTCTCTGACGGGAAGAAGCATTTCAAATACTTCGATGTTTGGAAGAttgtcgagaagagcccgaagtacaccgATGGGGCAGAACCGGCGCCAAGTGGGGCGCCAAAGAGAACCAAAGTGTCTGCAGCTGGAAACTAttcttcgagcgaaggaggtccgacAATCAACCTCAACGTGACAGACGACGACGTCTCCCTCTCATCCTCTAGCACTCAAAGCCGTCCGATGGGAACAAAGACGGTAAAGAGGAAAGTgaaggggaaggcaactgcgagctACTCCGCTatgccgccaccgccgcccaaTCATTCTCTGGATAAGATATTCGACTCTGTGTCGGATAAGATATTCGACTCTGTGTCGGAGATGAGTATTACCTGgtggatgagccagctgacggagttgacatcgagggagaGTTCGATCTCGAGTTGCACCATGAGATGA
- the LOC121743108 gene encoding 3-ketoacyl-CoA synthase 3-like, with the protein MDLIDMLYPVLFILPLSYLLWSLYERRRSRRCYILDYECYKPGDSRKLSTKFSGEIILRNKQLGLHEYKFLLKTIVSSGIGEETYAPQMVFDGRESSATLSDGLLEMDEFFLDSISALLRRTAVPPSHIDLLVVNVSMLSSAPSLASRIINLYKLREDVKLYNLAGMGCSATTIAINIVQNIFKTQPNSTAMIVTSESLSPNWYMGNDRSKMLANCLFRTGGCALILTNKPAFSKKAMFRLRTLVRTHHGASDDAYGCCEQKEDDLGFVGVHLGKNLPKAATRAFIDNLKEIAPKILPLRELIRFMTLKNLRKLRQKWSKTAAINFKSGVDHFCLHTGGKAVIDAIGTSLGLSEYDVEPARMTLHRFGNTSASSLWYVLAYMEAKKRLKKGDRVFMISFGAGFKCNSCVWEVMRDLEGDNVWKGFIDSYPKKNLANPFLEKFRWVHDADDSFTIPDDYLIPD; encoded by the coding sequence ATGGATCTGATAGACATGTTATACCCTGTCCTCTTCATCCTCCCTCTCTCCTACCTCCTATGGAGCTTGTACGAGCGGCGCCGCAGCCGGCGCTGCTACATCCTGGACTACGAGTGCTACAAGCCCGGCGACTCGCGCAAGCTGAGCACGAAATTCTCTGGCGAGATCATCCTCCGCAACAAGCAGCTCGGCCTCCACGAGTACAAATTCCTCCTGAAGACCATCGTGAGCTCCGGCATCGGCGAGGAGACCTACGCCCCCCAGATGGTCTTCGATGGCCGCGAGTCCTCCGCCACCCTCTCCGACGGCCTCCTTGAGATGGACGAGTTCTTCCTCGACAGCATCTCCGCCCTCCTCCGCCGCACCGCCGTCCCCCCCTCCCACATTGACCTCCTCGTCGTCAACGTCTCCATGCTCTCCTCCGCCCCCTCCCTCGCCTCCCGCATCATCAATTTATACAAGCTCAGAGAGGACGTCAAGCTCTACAACCTCGCCGGCATGGGCTGCAGCGCCACCACCATTGCCATCAACATCGTCCAAAACATCTTCAAGACGCAACCGAATTCCACAGCAATGATCGTGACCTCCGAATCTCTCAGCCCCAACTGGTACATGGGAAACGACCGCTCTAAAATGCTCGCCAACTGCCTCTTCCGCACCGGCGGATGCGCTCTCATCCTCACCAACAAGCCGGCTTTCTCTAAAAAGGCCATGTTCAGGCTGAGGACCCTAGTCCGGACCCACCACGGCGCCAGCGACGACGCCTACGGCTGCTGCGAGCAGAAGGAGGACGACCTCGGCTTCGTCGGCGTCCATCTCGGGAAAAACCTCCCGAAGGCCGCCACGCGGGCGTTCATCGACAACCTGAAAGAGATCGCGCCGAAGATCCTGCCACTGCGGGAGCTGATCCGGTTCATGACATTGAAAAATCTGAGGAAATTGAGGCAGAAATGGAGCAAGACGGCGGCGATCAACTTCAAGAGCGGGGTCGATCACTTCTGCCTGCACACGGGTGGGAAGGCGGTGATCGACGCGATAGGGACGAGCCTAGGGTTGAGCGAGTATGACGTGGAGCCGGCGAGGATGACGCTGCACCGGTTCGGGAACACGTCGGCGAGTAGCTTGTGGTATGTGTTGGCGTATATGGAGGCGAAGAAGAGGTTGAAGAAAGGGGATAGGGTGTTTATGATAAGTTTTGGGGCTGGGTTTAAGTGTAACAGCTGTGTTTGGGAGGTGATGAGGGATTTGGAAGGGGATAATGTGTGGAAGGGTTTTATTGATTCTTATCCTAAGAAGAATCTGGCAAATCCTTTCTTGGAGAAGTTTCGATGGGTTCATGATGCTGATGATAGCTTCACCATTCCAGATGATTATCTGATTCCAGATTGa
- the LOC121744696 gene encoding probable LRR receptor-like serine/threonine-protein kinase At1g05700 produces MIVDSAIAISANTTFSLVPTNVSTLPPLFNALEIFQIPDNKLTDGTNKKDVEGLASLQERFKLLQSWTSDPCLPAPYTWDWIKCSLDPIPRVTALLLNGYGLSGSLPDFSSMDALQTIDVQNNNLRGHVPDFLGMFLNLKILNLADNKFNGSVPASLSTKKGLILRKVSGNPGLCASDVTCHISAASPTNDKKKNILELLFVTITAFIFIL; encoded by the exons ATGATAGTGGACAGCGCAATTGCAATTTCAGCGAACACCACATTCTCTCTGGTGCCCACCAACGTCTCTACACTTCCCCCACTCTTTAATGCTCTGGAAATATTTCAGATACCGGATAACAAGTTAACTGATGGCACCAACAAAAAAGATG TTGAAGGCTTAGCTTCTCTGCAAGAGAGATTCAAATTATTGCAAAGTTGGACAAGCGATCCTTGTCTGCCAGCACCTTATACATGGGATTGGATCAAATGCAGTCTTGATCCTATTCCGCGAGTAACAGCACT GCTTCTCAATGGCTACGGCCTGTCAGGGTCGCTTCCGGATTTCAGTTCCATGGATGCTCTTCAAACAAT AGATGTTCAGAACAACAACTTGCGAGGGCATGTACCTGATTTTCTCGGGATGTTCCTGAACCTCAAAATATT GAATCTTGCTGATAATAAGTTCAATGGTAGTGTGCCAGCCTCCCTGTCAACAAAAAAGGGCTTAATCTTACGTAA GGTATCTGGGAATCCAGGGCTGTGTGCATCAGATGTGACATGCCACATTTCAGCAGCATCGCCAACCAACGACAAGAAGAAGAACATTCTAGAGTTACTGTTTGTCACCATCACTGCGTTTATCTTCATACTATAA
- the LOC121744063 gene encoding G-type lectin S-receptor-like serine/threonine-protein kinase LECRK4, with translation MSANSSSAWSVRDFEPSNIRRAVVERHTGGGPCGFNSYCSIKAEGRPSCDCPLNYYPRGGGLSGCTPDFVQQRCDHQQAQDAQSFRLIEMYNIDWPFVDYTKLRNVDEDSCRQSCLSDCFCAIAVYSNGDCFKKSLPFSNGRLNSGFAGKALIKVRMNNTFTSNPHTPPSGRESNKRSSTTVTILSALLGCSVLLFLLLSFFFVFYLKREKTTMVEQRSRVQPAGVSTISSLSFKEVEEATDGFNEELGRGACSIVYRGTLKTDGKVVAVKKLHKVFEQADDEFKAEVSSISRTNHKNLVQLLGYCDEGQNRILVYEFITNGPLATFLFQKSPRPNWHTRVQIAFAIARGICYLHEDCSVPIIHCDIKPQNLLLDESFIPKIADFGLAKLLKADQTRTITGIRGTKGYVAPEWFRNMPITVKVDVYSFGIMLLELMCCRRSYEADVEDEGETVLADWAYDYYQQGALDLLVAKDEIARSDMKTFEIYVKTAIWCIQEDPTQRPHMNIVMHMLQGSMQAPTPPDPTAFIH, from the coding sequence ATGTCTGCTAATTCATCCTCGGCGTGGTCTGTACGTGACTTTGAGCCTTCCAACATACGCCGTGCTGTTGTAGAACGTCATACAGGCGGCGGTCCTTGTGGTTTCAACAGTTACTGCTCAATTAAAGCAGAAGGACGGCCGAGCTGCGACTGCCCCTTGAATTACTACCCAAGGGGTGGAGGCCTTAGTGGTTGCACGCCCGATTTCGTGCAACAAAGATGCGACCATCAACAAGCGCAGGATGCACAGAGTTTCAGATTGATAGAGATGTACAACATAGATTGGCCTTTCGTGGATTATACAAAGTTGAGGAACGTCGACGAAGATAGCTGCCGCCAATCCTGCCTTTCCGATTGTTTTTGTGCTATTGCAGTATATTCTAACGGAGATTGTTTTAAGAAGTCTCTGCCCTTCTCCAATGGGAGGCTAAATTCTGGCTTTGCCGGAAAGGCCTTGATAAAGGTCAGGATGAACAATACTTTTACGTCGAATCCCCACACCCCTCCCTCCGGCCGAGAAAGCAATAAGAGAAGCTCCACCACTGTAACAATATTGTCGGCCTTGTTAGGCTGTTCGGTGTTATTGTTTCTTCTTTTGAGTTTCTTTTTTGTGTTCTACTTGAAACGTGAAAAAACGACAATGGTGGAACAGAGGAGCCGTGTGCAACCTGCTGGAGTGAGCACGATTAGTAGCTTAAGCTTCAAAGAGGTAGAAGAAGCTACCGATGGATTTAATGAAGAATTAGGGAGGGGTGCATGCTCCATAGTCTACAGAGGTACTCTAAAAACTGATGGAAAGGTTGTTGCCGTCAAGAAGCTGCACAAGGTCTTCGAACAAGCGGATGATGAGTTCAAAGCTGAAGTGAGCTCAATAAGCAGAACCAACCATAAGAACCTTGTGCAGCTGCTAGGGTATTGCGATGAAGGCCAGAACAGAATTTTGGTGTACGAGTTCATAACCAATGGACCTCTAGCCACTTTCCTCTTCCAAAAATCACCAAGGCCGAACTGGCATACAAGAGTTCAGATTGCATTTGCAATCGCAAGAGGGATATGCTATCTGCACGAAGATTGCAGCGTGCCCATCATACACTGCGACATCAAGCCTCAGAACCTGCTTCTGGATGAGTCTTTCATCCCAAAAATAGCAGACTTTGGGCTAGCAAAGCTTCTCAAAGCTGATCAGACAAGAACGATCACCGGAATAAGGGGGACAAAAGGGTATGTGGCTCCGGAATGGTTCAGGAACATGCCTATAACAGTTAAAGTGGATGTGTACAGCTTCGGAATCATGCTGCTTGAGCTGATGTGTTGCAGAAGGAGTTATGAAGCGGATGTGGAAGATGAGGGAGAAACAGTTCTTGCTGACTGGGCATATGATTACTACCAACAAGGGGCATTAGATTTGCTAGTGGCGAAGGATGAGATAGCAAGGAGCGACATGAAAACGTTTGAGATATATGTGAAGACAGCAATATGGTGCATTCAAGAAGATCCAACACAGAGGCCTCACATGAATATAGTAATGCATATGCTTCAAGGATCAATGCAAGCCCCTACTCCTCCAGATCCTACTGCATTTATACACTGA